In Carya illinoinensis cultivar Pawnee chromosome 6, C.illinoinensisPawnee_v1, whole genome shotgun sequence, a single genomic region encodes these proteins:
- the LOC122313283 gene encoding nodulation protein H-like isoform X1, translated as MSFNTMAGNPFSFIKDIIAIKTPKKPTLVLRMIVFVFAMVCGVYICSICLKQISTHGRAGFLDVPVIQKPCPEPQIEPWEIPHVHYPKPKTYSRAECACNPVRYFAILSMQRSGSGWFETLLNNHTNISSNGEIFSVKVRRSNISTIVETLDKIYNLDWLSSASKNECTAAVGLKWMLNQGLMQHHAEIVDYFNAWGVSVIFLFRRNLLRRMISVLANLYDRDAKLLNGTHKSHVHSPHEAEILANYKPMINATLLIPNLKKVEETTAKALEYFKSTRHIIVYYEDVVKNHTKLIDIQDFLKVPRRQLKSRQVKIHKGSISSQIRNWDDVQKTLKGTHYESFLHADYRK; from the exons ATGAGCTTCAATACAATGGCTGGCAATCCGTTTTCCTTCATCAAG GATATCATTGCAATAAAGACCCCCAAGAAACCTACATTGGTGCTTAGGATGATCGTCTTCGTCTTTGCAATGGTGTGTGGCGTGTATATATGCTCAATTTGTCTAAAGCAAATTAGCACTCACGGCAGGGCCGGATTTCTGGATGTCCCAGTGATTCAAAAGCCATGTCCAGAACCTCAAATTGAACCATGGGAAATTCCTCATGTTCACTACCCTAAACCTAAAACCTACAGCAG GGCTGAATGTGCATGTAATCCTGTTCGATATTTCGCCATTTTGTCAATGCAGAGATCCGGAAGTGGATGGTTTGAGACATTGTTAAACAATCATACTAACATAAGCTCCAATGGGGAGATTTTCTCTGTTAAAGTTAGGAGAAGTAATATTTCCACTATCGTTGAAactttggataaaatttataatcttgACTGGCTCAGTAGTGCTTCAAAGAACGAGTGCACAGCTGCAGTTGGCCTAAAGTGGATGCTTAATCAG GGTTTGATGCAGCATCATGCAGAAATAGTAGATTACTTCAATGCATGGGGAGTTTCAGTTATATTTCTCTTTCGAAGGAATCTCTTGCGTAGAATGATTTCAGTTTTGGCAAATTTGTACGATCGTGATGCTAAGCTTTTAAATGGAACCCACAAATCTCATGTGCATTCACCCCatgag GCAGAGATACTTGCAAACTACAAGCCTATGATCAATGCAACGTTGCTGATACCCAATCTGAAGAAAGTAGAAGAAACAACTGCCAAAGCTTTGGAGTACTTCAAGAGCACCCGGCACATCATTGTATACTATGAGGACGTAGTAAAAAACCATACT AAGTTGATAGATATTCAAGATTTCCTGAAGGTTCCACGTAGGCAATTAAAGAGTCGTCAGGTGAAGATACACAAAGGATCCATATCTAGTCAGATTAGGAATTGGGATGATGTCCAAAAGACGCTCAAGGGGACTCATTACGAGAGTTTCCTGCATGCAGATTATCGAAAGTAA
- the LOC122313283 gene encoding nodulation protein H-like isoform X2, giving the protein MSFNTMAGNPFSFIKDIIAIKTPKKPTLVLRMIVFVFAMVCGVYICSICLKQISTHGRAGFLDVPVIQKPCPEPQIEPWEIPHVHYPKPKTYSRAECACNPVRYFAILSMQRSGSGWFETLLNNHTNISSNGEIFSVKVRRSNISTIVETLDKIYNLDWLSSASKNECTAAVGLKWMLNQGLMQHHAEIVDYFNAWGVSVIFLFRRNLLRRMISVLANLYDRDAKLLNGTHKSHVHSPHEAEILANYKPMINATLLIPNLKKVEETTAKALEYFKSTRHIIVYYEDVVKNHTLIDIQDFLKVPRRQLKSRQVKIHKGSISSQIRNWDDVQKTLKGTHYESFLHADYRK; this is encoded by the exons ATGAGCTTCAATACAATGGCTGGCAATCCGTTTTCCTTCATCAAG GATATCATTGCAATAAAGACCCCCAAGAAACCTACATTGGTGCTTAGGATGATCGTCTTCGTCTTTGCAATGGTGTGTGGCGTGTATATATGCTCAATTTGTCTAAAGCAAATTAGCACTCACGGCAGGGCCGGATTTCTGGATGTCCCAGTGATTCAAAAGCCATGTCCAGAACCTCAAATTGAACCATGGGAAATTCCTCATGTTCACTACCCTAAACCTAAAACCTACAGCAG GGCTGAATGTGCATGTAATCCTGTTCGATATTTCGCCATTTTGTCAATGCAGAGATCCGGAAGTGGATGGTTTGAGACATTGTTAAACAATCATACTAACATAAGCTCCAATGGGGAGATTTTCTCTGTTAAAGTTAGGAGAAGTAATATTTCCACTATCGTTGAAactttggataaaatttataatcttgACTGGCTCAGTAGTGCTTCAAAGAACGAGTGCACAGCTGCAGTTGGCCTAAAGTGGATGCTTAATCAG GGTTTGATGCAGCATCATGCAGAAATAGTAGATTACTTCAATGCATGGGGAGTTTCAGTTATATTTCTCTTTCGAAGGAATCTCTTGCGTAGAATGATTTCAGTTTTGGCAAATTTGTACGATCGTGATGCTAAGCTTTTAAATGGAACCCACAAATCTCATGTGCATTCACCCCatgag GCAGAGATACTTGCAAACTACAAGCCTATGATCAATGCAACGTTGCTGATACCCAATCTGAAGAAAGTAGAAGAAACAACTGCCAAAGCTTTGGAGTACTTCAAGAGCACCCGGCACATCATTGTATACTATGAGGACGTAGTAAAAAACCATACT TTGATAGATATTCAAGATTTCCTGAAGGTTCCACGTAGGCAATTAAAGAGTCGTCAGGTGAAGATACACAAAGGATCCATATCTAGTCAGATTAGGAATTGGGATGATGTCCAAAAGACGCTCAAGGGGACTCATTACGAGAGTTTCCTGCATGCAGATTATCGAAAGTAA